The stretch of DNA ATGTCGTCTTCCCGGCATCCGGGTGGGAAATGATCGCAAACGTCCGCCGTTTGTCCACTTCCTGCTGCAGCACTTGTTCTAAAGCTTTGCTCATTTCTCACGTATCCCTTCATTCCATAAGTCGTGTCCATATTGTATCATACTTCGTGCATTTATACGCAAAATCATCCTCGTACGCAAGATATGCGCACAAGGATGATTAAGCACATGTTCCATATATTCTACTCAGACATTGGAAGACCTGTTCTTGATCTGTGTATTATAGAGACTAGCCTTTGATCCAGATGACATTATCTTCTTCTTGGCCATTTACAGGCCACCACTTGAACCCGTCTTGAGCCAGAAGTTCTTCCGCTTCCTTAGGTCCCCAAGAGCCTGCTGGGTAGTGACTAATCTCTCCGGGCGCTTTAGCCCAAGCCTCAGCAATCCGATCAATAAAGGACCAAGCTGCCGCTACCTCATCCCAACGTGTGAAATAAGTAGAGTCTCCGTGGGCCGCATCATGGATCAACCGTTCATAAGCCTCTGGAGAGTTAATCCCCACCTGGCAGCTTTGGCAGAATTCCATAGCGAGCGGCTTGATCTCAGACTCCGTTCCCGGATTTTTGGCGTTAATCTTGATGTAGATTCCTTCCATCGGATTGACACGAATAACCAGCAGATTCGGAGCCAGCGTATGCTTCTGTCCTAAATATACATTGTTAGGCATGCTCTTGAACTCGACTACTACTTCCGTAGTTTTGACGGGCAGACGCTTCCCTGTGCGGATATAGAAAGGAACACCAGCCCAGCGGAAGTTATCCACATACAGCTTGGCAGCAAAATAAGTCTCCGTGTTGGAGTTCGGATCTATCTTGTCCTCCTGCCGGTAACCCGGAAGCACTTTGCCCCCGGCTTCGCCTTCGGTGTATTGGCCGCGAACCACATGCGCCTTCACCTCGGCTTCCGTTGGATAAGGACGAAGAGAACGGAGCACCTTCACCTTCTCATCCCGGATATCCTCCGCTAAGAGGCGGCTTGGCGGCTCCATAGCGATCATGGTCAGCAGCTGGAGCATATGGTTTTGCCCCATATCCCTTAAAGCTCCGGCATGATCGTAATATCCTCCACGCTCTTCAACCCCTACGGTTTCACTGAGCGTTATTTGTACATTGGCAATATGCTTATTGTTCCACAACGGTTCAAAGAACGCATTTGCAAAACGAATAACCTCGATGTTCTGCACCATTTCCTTCCCAAGGTAATGGTCAATGCGGAAGATCTCCTCTTCCTTGAACACTTGATTGAGCTCCTCATTCAGCTTCTCGGCTGAAGGCAGATCGTAACCGAAAGGCTTCTCGATGACCAGCCGGTGCCAGCCACCGCTTTCCAGCATTCCGCCTTTCTGCAAGTTCAGCGACACACTGCCGAACAGCTCAGGCGCAAGCGCAAGGTAGAACAGCCGATTGCCAGGAATACCGTACTTGGCTTCCATCGCCTCGGTATGCTCCCTAAGTTCGCGATATCCATCCACATTATGAATATCGAGGGATTTATATTCGAAGTGTTCAGCAAACCTCG from Paenibacillus sp. CAA11 encodes:
- the zwf gene encoding glucose-6-phosphate dehydrogenase; this translates as MADNQNLEVLQAPGTVFFIFGATGDLAHRKLYPAIYSLYREGKLAEDFAVIGVARRPRTPEEFRSDLYDSIQEFCRYPVKDGEEWARFAEHFEYKSLDIHNVDGYRELREHTEAMEAKYGIPGNRLFYLALAPELFGSVSLNLQKGGMLESGGWHRLVIEKPFGYDLPSAEKLNEELNQVFKEEEIFRIDHYLGKEMVQNIEVIRFANAFFEPLWNNKHIANVQITLSETVGVEERGGYYDHAGALRDMGQNHMLQLLTMIAMEPPSRLLAEDIRDEKVKVLRSLRPYPTEAEVKAHVVRGQYTEGEAGGKVLPGYRQEDKIDPNSNTETYFAAKLYVDNFRWAGVPFYIRTGKRLPVKTTEVVVEFKSMPNNVYLGQKHTLAPNLLVIRVNPMEGIYIKINAKNPGTESEIKPLAMEFCQSCQVGINSPEAYERLIHDAAHGDSTYFTRWDEVAAAWSFIDRIAEAWAKAPGEISHYPAGSWGPKEAEELLAQDGFKWWPVNGQEEDNVIWIKG